A window of the Natrinema salifodinae genome harbors these coding sequences:
- a CDS encoding DUF1328 family protein yields MLTFATPLQMGGGGFLYWAIIFFVLAIVAAAVGARGVAGVSMEIARIFVLIFIILAVVALLL; encoded by the coding sequence ATGCTCACGTTCGCAACTCCACTCCAGATGGGCGGCGGTGGGTTCCTGTACTGGGCGATCATTTTCTTCGTCCTCGCGATCGTCGCCGCCGCCGTCGGCGCCCGCGGCGTCGCCGGCGTTTCGATGGAGATCGCGCGCATCTTCGTACTGATCTTCATCATCCTCGCGGTGGTCGCGTTACTGTTGTAG
- a CDS encoding PadR family transcriptional regulator — MDQLTGFQRDLLYVIAGKDRPSGQEILDDINDYIEQPVTHGRLYPNLDTLVEKDLVEKGQLDRRTNYYALTPKGRRALQRRQEWVDQYVDV, encoded by the coding sequence ATGGACCAGCTCACTGGCTTCCAACGTGACCTATTGTACGTGATCGCAGGGAAAGACCGGCCGTCAGGGCAGGAGATTCTCGACGATATCAATGACTATATCGAGCAGCCGGTCACCCACGGCCGGCTATATCCGAACCTCGATACGCTCGTCGAGAAGGACCTCGTCGAGAAGGGACAACTCGACCGACGGACGAACTACTACGCGCTGACGCCGAAGGGCCGACGCGCGCTGCAGCGCCGTCAGGAGTGGGTCGACCAGTACGTCGACGTCTGA
- a CDS encoding NUDIX hydrolase — MSDDRLAWETTERRVAYSCPGFDVVNESVQLPDGTETEFDYLSEPPSVCVLPFTPDGDVVCIEEWRQAVSRISRGLPVGGTEPEDDDLEAAARRELAEETGYEAESLEPLVTVEPANGIADAVLHFFVARGCRPTAEQRLDHNESIRVRTRSFDELTDAVADNEIRDGRTVLALSYYRLFEERGPDRK, encoded by the coding sequence ATGTCGGACGATCGACTCGCCTGGGAGACCACCGAGCGCCGAGTAGCCTACTCTTGTCCCGGTTTTGATGTTGTTAACGAATCCGTTCAACTGCCGGACGGCACTGAAACCGAGTTCGATTACCTCTCGGAACCGCCGAGCGTCTGCGTCCTGCCGTTTACCCCCGACGGCGACGTCGTCTGCATTGAGGAGTGGCGCCAGGCGGTCTCCCGGATCAGCCGCGGCCTCCCCGTCGGCGGCACCGAACCCGAAGACGACGATCTCGAGGCCGCGGCCAGGCGGGAACTTGCCGAGGAGACGGGCTACGAGGCCGAGTCGCTCGAGCCGCTCGTGACCGTCGAGCCAGCCAACGGGATCGCGGACGCCGTCTTACACTTTTTCGTCGCCCGGGGCTGTCGGCCGACCGCTGAACAGCGACTCGATCACAACGAGAGCATTCGCGTTCGGACGCGGTCGTTCGACGAGCTGACGGATGCAGTTGCGGACAACGAAATCCGCGACGGGCGGACGGTACTCGCTCTCTCGTACTATCGCCTGTTCGAGGAGCGCGGACCGGACCGAAAATAG
- a CDS encoding HVO_0649 family zinc finger protein, which yields MSTYRSPFERLREKFDESEMRCPACGYVDTDGSWRVTTTGDRVRYQFICPTCDAVETRELRLG from the coding sequence ATGTCGACCTACCGTTCACCCTTCGAACGACTCCGCGAGAAGTTCGACGAGTCCGAAATGCGCTGTCCGGCGTGTGGCTACGTCGACACCGACGGCAGCTGGCGCGTCACCACCACCGGGGATCGCGTCCGCTACCAGTTCATCTGCCCGACCTGCGACGCCGTCGAGACCAGGGAACTCCGGCTCGGGTAA